The Nostoc cf. commune SO-36 genomic sequence AGTGCCCGCAGAGCTTTGAAACCAAATACGTTACCAACAATTGAGGTCAATACGTTGGTTACAGAACCTTCTTCAAACAAGTCCAAAGGATAAGCAACGTAGCAGATGTACTGGTTGTCTTCGCCGGGAACTGGTTCGATGTCATAACAACGACCTTTGTAGCGATCGAGGTCGGTGAGCAAGTCTGTCCACACAGTTGTCCAAGTACCCGTGGAAGACTCAGCCGCTACAGCCGCACCTGCTTCTTCGGGAGGAACGCCAGGCTGGGGTGTCATGCGGAACGCAGCTAGAAGATCGGTATCTTTTGGTGTGTAATCGGGTGTGTAATAAGTTAATCTGTAATCTTTAACCCCGGCTTGATACCCAGACTTGCTCTGAGTCTTCGTTTGAGCGTAAGACATAATTTTATCCTTCCCTGAAATCACTCTTGTTAATTATCAAATCACGTTTTGTGCAACTTCCCCTCACCCAATTTTCCCCCCTTCATCGGGAAGAAGATTCAGGAAAAATTTTTGTTAGGGGTTGTTTTTGTTAAAAGGTAGTAGTTTTTTTGCGGCGGACACTTTGTTAACGGTGGTAGCCCTCCTCACCAGTGTTATCCCCTTCTAGGGGTACACGATCCAGCGCTTCTACTGTTTCCTCTTCCTACGAATCAAAATTCTTTTTTACCTCTTCTTCGTACCCAACTAAACTTTCTCAATTTCACCAAAACTTCCGCTTTTTGCGGTTCGATTTAGATAATTCCCCTACAAATCGGGGTATTCAGGGGATTGGGCTGGCCGCCACACATTCCCGCTTCTACACTCCCTCTATCTTTTCCTTTGATGGAAAAGATACCAGAAAAGAATTTACTTGACAGAGATTTAGCAGAGTGATGAGCGAAAGATAAAAAATTGCACACCACGTAATTTGTAACTTATTCCACAATATATCAATAATTCGATAAGTTATTCTTTGAAAGTTTTTAACTTATATATTTAGTTTTGTTATTACATAAAGATTTAAAATTTTTGTTACAAATGCTTTACAAGGTGTCATAAATAACTGTACAGAAGCTTTTCGATAGTGGGGAGCAGGGAGCAGGGGAGAAATAACTAATGCTCAATGACAAATGACAAATGACCAATGACTAATGACAAATTTGAGAAAAATTGCCTATTAACGTTTAAAAAATCACAGCTAGGGGAACACTGGAATTAATCCAAAGCCAGTTTAGGTAATGGCTATGGGTACTGTCTCCAAAGGAAATGTCACCGTGGTATTGTTTTGCAAGCGTAGTAGTTTATTGATTACTTCTATTCTGCTGGGGTTGATAGCTTCATCAAATATAGGATGGGCACAAAAAACCCCTGACATTAATTCATCTGATTTAACCCCCGCTTACCCACCTGCGCCACCGCCACCGCGAGTAGAACCTTTGCCCGATGAGCGAGGAGTGCAAGAACATTCACCAGAAACTGATTATCGTGTCGGTAACTTACTAGAAGATATTACAGGCAATCTTTGGGTAGGTTCTTGGCGCGGACTATCGCGGATTGATCCTAAAAGTGGCAAGATTGTTTCTCGTGTTAGTTTACCGAATATTGCCATTGGTGCTTTAGCCCAAGACAAAGTAGGACGTTTATGGGTAGGGAGTTATGAGGGACTAGTCCGAGTAGACCCCCGCACTAGCGAAATCACCGCGCAGAATTTATTTTTGCCTTCTAAACGGGTGTTGTCGTTGTTGCTTGACAAACGGGGTTATTTGTGGACTGGAACCGATAACGGTTTAGCTCTCATTAGTCCCGACCAAGGCTTGATTATGACAACATTAAAAAATCTGCCTGGTGTCAGCGCCAATACCCTGACTTTAGATGCTGAAGGTCAATTGTGGGTTGGCACTCTTGATGGATTAGTACGGGTAAATACTGCTAGTGCTGCAATTATGAAGCGGATTGCCGATTTACCAGGGACGACTGTCCAAGCTTTAGCTATCAGTCCAGAAGGGTTGATTTGGGCGGGAATGCCGAATAATTTGCTAGTTATTAACCCGAAAACTGGTGCAGTGTTGCGGTCTGTAACTCGTCTGCGTGGGCGTAACGTAACAGCAGTGCGTTTTGCTAAAGATGGTAGTGTCTGGGTCGGCACTAACAATGGTTTGTTACGATTAAATCCAAATACAGGCGCTGTGTTAGATGCAGAAGTTGCTGGACTTCCTTCTAGTCGGGTTCTTGCCCTTGCACCTGACATCGCTAATAAATTATGGATTGGTACTACTGAAGGTCTAGCTTGGTTAATGCCCAAAACCAGTAGTGCAAAACCTCATATTGCTTTCAGTCGCGCTGTTAAATGATTAGTCATTTGTCCTTTGTCTTCTGTCCTTAGCAAATGACTAACGACTAATGACAAAGGACAAAAAATCTAAAATCCAAAATCTAAAATCTAAAATTGGCAATGGCAATCACTACCCAGCAATTAATTCAATGGAAACAACAGGGACGTTCAATTGTGGCGTTGACCGCCTGGGATTATGCGATCGCTCAACTCTTAGACGCAGCTGGTGTAGACTTGATCCTCGTAGGGGACTCTATGGCAGCAGTTCTAGGGTATGAAACAACACTGCCAATAACTTTGGATGAAATTATCTATCACGCCAAATCTGTGCGCCGTGGGGTTAAACGGGCATTAGTAGTTGTAGATTTACCATTCTTGACGTATCAAGAAAGTCTCCAACAAGCGATGCACTCAGCTGGGCGGGTACTGAAAGAAACGGGCGCTCAAGCGGTAAAATTGGAAGGTGGCTATCCAGCAATGGCCCAAACTGTGGCTCGTTTAGTAGAAGCCGGAATTCCGGTCATGGGTCATGTGGGTTTGACGCCACAATCAATACATCAACTGGGTTTGCGACAACAAGGGAAGACACAAGAAGCTAGTGAGAGAATTTTACTTGAAGCGATCGCTCTCGAACAAGCGGGTGTATTTTCTCTAGTGTTAGAACATATCCCCGCAGATTTGGCAATGCAGATTTCACAAAAATTAAGTATTCCCACAATTGGTATCGGTGCGGGAATTCACTGCGATGGACAAGTTTTAGTTACCTCTGATGTCCTCGGACTTGCAGAGAAACATCCACCGTTCGCCAAAGTTTACACAAATTTGCGCGAGACGATTACCAAAGCCGTGCAAGATTATGCTGTGGAAGTGCGAGAACGGAAGTTTCCTTGAAGAATTCCGAATCAATCGGAAAGTTAAATAAAAAACCCCGACTTGATAGCCGAGGTAGATGGGAGAATTTCAAATGTCGATGGGGTATTTCAATACCGAAGTCTGTTTTTCTTAGCTGATACCCAATACAAGCAAAACTA encodes the following:
- a CDS encoding ligand-binding sensor domain-containing protein, encoding MAMGTVSKGNVTVVLFCKRSSLLITSILLGLIASSNIGWAQKTPDINSSDLTPAYPPAPPPPRVEPLPDERGVQEHSPETDYRVGNLLEDITGNLWVGSWRGLSRIDPKSGKIVSRVSLPNIAIGALAQDKVGRLWVGSYEGLVRVDPRTSEITAQNLFLPSKRVLSLLLDKRGYLWTGTDNGLALISPDQGLIMTTLKNLPGVSANTLTLDAEGQLWVGTLDGLVRVNTASAAIMKRIADLPGTTVQALAISPEGLIWAGMPNNLLVINPKTGAVLRSVTRLRGRNVTAVRFAKDGSVWVGTNNGLLRLNPNTGAVLDAEVAGLPSSRVLALAPDIANKLWIGTTEGLAWLMPKTSSAKPHIAFSRAVK
- the panB gene encoding 3-methyl-2-oxobutanoate hydroxymethyltransferase; this encodes MAITTQQLIQWKQQGRSIVALTAWDYAIAQLLDAAGVDLILVGDSMAAVLGYETTLPITLDEIIYHAKSVRRGVKRALVVVDLPFLTYQESLQQAMHSAGRVLKETGAQAVKLEGGYPAMAQTVARLVEAGIPVMGHVGLTPQSIHQLGLRQQGKTQEASERILLEAIALEQAGVFSLVLEHIPADLAMQISQKLSIPTIGIGAGIHCDGQVLVTSDVLGLAEKHPPFAKVYTNLRETITKAVQDYAVEVRERKFP